A single Micromonospora luteifusca DNA region contains:
- the ettA gene encoding energy-dependent translational throttle protein EttA, with amino-acid sequence MAQYIYVLEKARKAHGDKVVLDNVTLSFLPGAKIGVLGPNGAGKSSLLKIMAGLDKPSNGEARLMPGYTVGMLAQEPPLNDAKTVLGNVEEAVAETKAKLERFNKIAEQMATDYSDELMEEMGKLQEELDHLDAWDIDSKLELAMDALRCPPPDADVTQLSGGERRRVALCKLLLEAPDLLLLDEPTNHLDAESVSWLEQHLAKYAGTVMAITHDRYFLDNVAGWILELDRGRAIGYEGNYSTYLEKKAARLAVEGRRDAKMKKRLTEELEWVRSNAKARQTKSKARLDRYDEMASEAEKTRKLDFEEIQIPPGPRLGSTVIEANSLSKGFGDRLLIDNLSFSLPRNGIVGIIGPNGVGKTTLFKTIVGLEEPTKGEVRVGPTVNLSYVDQNRQGLDGDKTVWEVVSDGLDYLMVGKVEMPSRAYIAAFGFKGPDQQKPTKVLSGGERNRLNLALTLKIGGNVILLDEPTNDLDVETLSSLENALLEFPGCAVVISHDRMFLDRVATHILAWEGDDQDPSKWFWFEGNFEAYEKNKIDRLGAEAARPHRVTYRKLTRD; translated from the coding sequence GTGGCCCAGTACATCTACGTCCTGGAAAAGGCCCGCAAGGCGCACGGCGACAAGGTCGTGCTCGACAACGTGACGTTGAGCTTCCTGCCGGGAGCCAAGATCGGTGTGCTCGGTCCGAATGGCGCCGGCAAGTCCAGCCTCCTCAAGATCATGGCAGGGCTGGACAAGCCGAGCAACGGCGAGGCCCGGCTCATGCCCGGTTACACCGTCGGCATGCTCGCCCAGGAGCCCCCGCTCAACGACGCCAAGACCGTGCTCGGCAACGTCGAGGAGGCGGTCGCCGAGACCAAGGCCAAGCTGGAGCGGTTCAACAAGATCGCCGAGCAAATGGCGACCGACTACTCCGACGAGTTGATGGAGGAGATGGGCAAGCTCCAGGAGGAGCTGGACCACCTCGACGCCTGGGACATCGACTCCAAGCTCGAACTGGCCATGGACGCGCTGCGCTGCCCGCCGCCGGACGCCGACGTGACCCAGCTCTCCGGTGGTGAGCGCCGCCGGGTCGCGCTCTGCAAGCTGCTGTTGGAGGCGCCCGACCTGCTGCTGCTCGACGAGCCCACCAACCACCTGGACGCGGAGAGCGTCTCCTGGCTGGAGCAGCACCTGGCCAAGTACGCCGGCACCGTCATGGCGATCACCCACGACCGGTACTTCCTCGACAACGTGGCCGGCTGGATCCTGGAGCTGGACCGCGGCCGGGCCATCGGCTACGAGGGCAACTACTCCACCTACCTGGAGAAGAAGGCCGCCCGGCTGGCCGTCGAGGGTCGCCGCGACGCCAAGATGAAGAAGCGCCTCACCGAGGAGCTGGAGTGGGTTCGCTCCAACGCCAAGGCCCGGCAGACCAAGTCCAAGGCCCGCCTGGACCGGTACGACGAGATGGCCAGCGAGGCGGAGAAGACCCGCAAACTGGACTTCGAAGAGATCCAGATCCCGCCGGGCCCGCGCCTGGGCAGCACGGTGATCGAGGCGAACAGCCTCAGCAAGGGCTTCGGCGACCGGCTGCTGATCGACAACCTGTCGTTCTCGCTGCCGCGCAACGGCATCGTCGGCATCATCGGCCCCAACGGCGTGGGAAAGACCACGCTGTTCAAGACCATCGTCGGGCTCGAGGAGCCGACCAAGGGCGAGGTCCGCGTCGGCCCCACCGTCAACCTGTCGTACGTCGACCAGAACCGGCAGGGCCTCGACGGCGACAAGACCGTCTGGGAGGTCGTCTCCGACGGCCTGGACTACCTGATGGTCGGCAAGGTCGAGATGCCGTCGCGGGCGTACATCGCCGCGTTCGGCTTCAAGGGACCGGACCAGCAGAAGCCGACCAAGGTGCTCTCCGGCGGTGAGCGCAACCGGCTCAACCTGGCGCTGACCCTGAAGATCGGCGGCAACGTCATCCTGCTGGACGAGCCGACGAACGACCTGGACGTGGAGACGCTCTCCAGCCTGGAGAACGCGCTGCTGGAGTTCCCCGGTTGCGCCGTGGTCATCTCGCACGACCGGATGTTCCTGGACCGCGTCGCCACGCACATCCTGGCCTGGGAGGGCGACGATCAGGACCCGTCCAAGTGGTTCTGGTTCGAGGGCAACTTCGAGGCGTACGAGAAGAACAAGATCGACCGCCTCGGCGCGGAGGCCGCCCGGCCACACCGGGTGACCTACCGCAAGCTGACCCGCGACTGA
- a CDS encoding alpha,alpha-trehalose-phosphate synthase (UDP-forming) codes for MTVRSSFVVVANRLPVDEVSTPEGRQWRRSPGGLVTALHPVLAEHQGTWVGWAGGTGAAPEPFDLEGIRLHPVPLSAEELERYYEGQSNATIWPLYHDAVETPAYKRRWREAYRLVNARFAEAAADVAAEGATVWVQDYQLQLVPAMLRELRPDLRIGFFLHIPFPPIELFMQMPFRTEILRGLLGADLVGFQQRLAAQNFVRLARHLLGLRYEGQMIQVDGRQVKAGAFPISIDTQEMERMAADPAIQARAKQIRAELGDPKTIILGVDRLDYTKGIELRLKAFRELLADGKLTVPDAVMVQVATPSRERVEHYQALRVKVEREVGRINGEFGRVGVPAVHYLHQSYSRSELAAMYVAADVMMVTPLRDGMNLVAKEYVASRADQGGALVLSEFAGAATELRQAFLCNPHDPDAVKDALLRAVHVEKTEARRRMRTMQRHLRTHDVGHWAKSFLSELGVSEAEAE; via the coding sequence GTGACCGTCCGTAGCTCCTTTGTCGTAGTGGCGAATCGTCTGCCGGTCGACGAGGTGAGCACACCCGAGGGACGGCAGTGGCGACGCAGCCCCGGCGGGCTGGTCACCGCGCTGCATCCCGTACTCGCCGAACACCAGGGCACCTGGGTCGGCTGGGCCGGTGGCACCGGTGCCGCCCCCGAGCCGTTCGACCTCGAGGGGATCCGCCTGCACCCGGTCCCGCTCAGCGCCGAGGAGTTGGAGCGCTACTACGAGGGCCAGTCCAACGCGACGATCTGGCCGCTCTACCACGACGCGGTGGAGACGCCGGCCTACAAGCGTCGCTGGCGGGAGGCGTACCGCCTGGTCAACGCGCGGTTCGCGGAGGCCGCAGCCGACGTCGCGGCCGAGGGCGCGACGGTCTGGGTGCAGGACTACCAGCTGCAGTTGGTCCCGGCGATGCTTCGTGAGCTGCGCCCGGACCTCCGGATCGGGTTCTTCCTGCACATCCCGTTCCCGCCGATCGAGCTGTTCATGCAGATGCCCTTCCGCACCGAGATCCTGCGCGGTCTCCTCGGTGCCGACCTGGTCGGTTTCCAGCAGCGGCTGGCCGCCCAGAATTTCGTCCGGCTGGCCCGGCACCTGCTCGGGCTGCGCTACGAGGGGCAGATGATCCAGGTCGACGGTCGGCAGGTGAAGGCGGGCGCCTTCCCCATCTCGATCGACACCCAGGAGATGGAGCGGATGGCCGCCGACCCGGCGATCCAGGCCCGGGCCAAGCAGATCCGCGCCGAACTGGGCGACCCGAAGACGATAATCCTGGGCGTGGACCGGCTGGATTACACCAAGGGCATCGAGTTGCGGCTGAAGGCCTTCCGCGAGCTGCTGGCTGACGGAAAGTTGACAGTCCCCGACGCGGTCATGGTGCAGGTGGCCACACCCAGCCGAGAGCGCGTGGAGCATTACCAGGCGCTTCGGGTCAAGGTCGAACGCGAGGTCGGCCGGATCAACGGCGAGTTCGGCAGGGTCGGCGTGCCGGCGGTGCATTACCTGCATCAGTCGTACAGTCGCAGTGAGCTGGCCGCGATGTACGTTGCTGCCGACGTGATGATGGTGACCCCGTTGCGAGACGGAATGAACCTGGTGGCGAAGGAATACGTAGCATCACGTGCCGACCAGGGCGGCGCACTCGTGCTCAGTGAGTTCGCCGGCGCCGCCACCGAGCTTCGTCAGGCCTTTTTGTGTAACCCGCACGACCCGGACGCGGTCAAGGACGCCCTACTCCGGGCAGTGCACGTGGAGAAAACCGAGGCACGCCGCCGGATGCGGACAATGCAACGTCACCTGCGTACCCACGACGTGGGCCACTGGGCCAAGTCTTTCCTCTCGGAGCTTGGAGTTTCCGAGGCGGAGGCCGAGTGA
- the cobT gene encoding nicotinate-nucleotide--dimethylbenzimidazole phosphoribosyltransferase: MLETTIAAIRPADETAMAAARELHGRLTKPAGSLGALEELSVRLAGLAGACPPPLPEPAAVAIFAGDHGVHAQGVSPWPQEVTGQMIGNFLAGGAVVNAFARQAGASVTVVDVGVATPLPVQPAAEAAVLDPSVPRLVVACVRRGTRDLAVTEALTRDEALAAVRTGIQIADELIDAGAGILLTGDMGIGNTTPAAALIAAFTGADALDTTGRGTGVDDPTYAHKVGVVRAALARHAPDPADPLGVLAAVGGLEHAALAGLILGAAARRTPVLLDGVIAVSAALAAAAFAPDAVSAMVAGHRSAEPGATLALRHLGLDPLIDLGLRLGEGTGALLALPVVTGAVRVLHEVATFDSAGVAEK, encoded by the coding sequence ATGCTGGAGACCACGATCGCGGCGATCCGTCCGGCGGACGAGACGGCCATGGCGGCGGCCCGTGAGCTGCACGGCCGACTGACCAAGCCGGCGGGCTCGTTGGGCGCGCTGGAGGAGCTTTCGGTACGCCTCGCCGGTCTGGCCGGGGCCTGCCCGCCACCGCTGCCCGAGCCGGCCGCAGTGGCGATCTTCGCGGGTGACCACGGGGTGCACGCCCAGGGGGTCAGCCCGTGGCCGCAGGAGGTCACCGGGCAGATGATCGGCAACTTCCTGGCCGGCGGGGCGGTGGTCAACGCGTTCGCCCGGCAGGCCGGCGCCTCGGTCACCGTGGTCGACGTCGGGGTGGCCACCCCGCTGCCCGTCCAGCCCGCCGCCGAGGCGGCCGTCCTCGACCCGTCCGTTCCCCGACTGGTCGTCGCGTGCGTGCGCCGGGGCACCCGCGACCTGGCGGTGACCGAGGCACTCACCCGGGACGAGGCGCTGGCGGCTGTGCGGACGGGCATCCAGATCGCCGACGAGCTGATCGACGCCGGAGCCGGCATCCTGCTCACCGGGGACATGGGCATCGGCAACACCACCCCGGCAGCCGCGCTGATCGCCGCGTTCACCGGTGCCGACGCACTCGACACCACCGGTCGGGGCACCGGGGTCGACGACCCGACGTACGCGCACAAGGTCGGCGTGGTGCGGGCCGCGCTGGCCCGGCACGCACCCGACCCGGCCGACCCGCTCGGCGTCCTGGCCGCCGTCGGTGGCCTGGAGCACGCCGCGCTCGCCGGGCTGATCCTGGGTGCCGCGGCCCGTCGCACCCCGGTGCTGCTGGACGGCGTGATCGCGGTTTCGGCCGCGCTCGCCGCCGCCGCGTTCGCCCCGGACGCGGTGAGCGCCATGGTCGCCGGACACCGTTCGGCCGAGCCGGGCGCGACGCTGGCACTGCGCCACCTCGGGCTCGACCCGCTGATCGACCTGGGGCTGCGCCTCGGTGAGGGCACCGGCGCGCTGCTGGCGTTGCCCGTCGTCACCGGCGCGGTCCGGGTGCTGCACGAGGTGGCCACGTTCGACTCCGCCGGGGTGGCCGAGAAGTGA
- the otsB gene encoding trehalose-phosphatase → MDPELRSAIGRIARVPQLLIACDYDGTLAPIVEDPSTAIPLPESVAAVRALAALPQTTVAVVSGRALRDLAALSRLPSEVHLVGSHGSEFDIGFVERLSPELVAVRTRVRDALREIAAQHPGIRLERKPASVAMHTRGVDPQVAASAIEAVRNGPATFDGVTVTQGKEVIELSVVATHKGTALDQLRTQLASSAVLFIGDDITDENAFGHLHGPDLGIKIGPGDTQAGYRVADPLEAARALALLLETRRHWLFGERAVPIERHSMLANGRTVALLTPEAKVSWLCHPKPDSAAIFADLVGGSPAGHFSVAPERGGIPLGQRYRSGTMTVETRWSGLTVTDWLDKPARETTPDGPAIVTGDSTLVRVLTGSGKARVEFAPRPEFGQVAVQLQPLGDGLLVLGSNEPVALYAPGVQWEVVNDGGYETAKAVVDLSAAGGQVVLELRFATHSLEHHRVPIHERQAAAEQPWKDWVASLKLPSTARDLVARSALTLRGLCHEATGSILAAATTSLPEELGGVRNWDYRYCWLRDAALTARALVDLGSVEEAEALLRWVDGCIERTGGHPERLHPLYTIDGYELGAEAVIDTLPGYAGSRPVRVGNLANHQLQLDVFGPIADLIAAVADARGSVRDDEWRVLENMVEAVRRRWHEPDHGIWEARLPPRHHVFSKVMCWMTVDRALHVMREHGGEDRPEWKDLRDRIGANVLEHGWHSDVEAYSVAYGDEDMDASSLWIGLSGLLPGDDPRFLSTVLRIEADLRSGPVVYRYHWDDGLPGREGGFHICTAWLIEAYLRTGRRTDAEELFAQMVLTAGPTGLLPEQYDPLAERGLGNHPQAYSHLGLIRCALLLDNMLKQ, encoded by the coding sequence ATGGACCCTGAGCTGCGTTCCGCCATCGGCCGGATCGCCCGGGTCCCCCAGCTCCTGATCGCCTGCGACTATGACGGCACCTTGGCGCCGATCGTGGAGGACCCGAGCACGGCCATCCCGCTGCCCGAGTCGGTGGCCGCGGTCCGCGCCCTCGCCGCGCTGCCGCAGACCACCGTGGCGGTCGTCTCCGGCCGGGCGCTGCGCGACCTGGCCGCACTCTCCCGGCTGCCCAGCGAGGTGCATCTCGTCGGCAGCCACGGCTCCGAGTTCGACATCGGCTTCGTCGAGCGGCTCTCCCCCGAGCTGGTCGCGGTCCGCACCCGGGTCCGGGACGCGCTGCGCGAGATCGCCGCCCAGCACCCGGGCATCCGGCTGGAGCGCAAGCCGGCCAGCGTCGCGATGCACACCCGCGGGGTCGACCCGCAGGTCGCCGCCTCAGCCATCGAAGCGGTCCGCAACGGCCCGGCCACCTTCGACGGCGTCACGGTGACCCAGGGTAAGGAGGTCATCGAGCTTTCCGTCGTGGCCACCCACAAGGGCACCGCGCTCGACCAACTGCGGACCCAGCTCGCCTCCAGCGCGGTGCTCTTCATCGGCGACGACATCACCGACGAGAACGCGTTCGGCCACCTGCACGGCCCCGACCTCGGCATCAAGATCGGCCCCGGGGACACCCAGGCCGGTTACCGGGTGGCCGACCCCCTGGAGGCGGCGCGCGCACTGGCGCTGCTGCTGGAGACCCGTCGGCACTGGCTGTTCGGCGAGCGGGCGGTGCCGATCGAGCGGCACTCCATGCTCGCCAACGGTCGTACGGTCGCTCTGCTCACCCCAGAGGCCAAGGTGAGCTGGCTCTGCCACCCCAAACCGGACTCGGCGGCGATCTTCGCCGACCTGGTCGGTGGCAGCCCGGCCGGTCACTTCAGTGTCGCCCCGGAACGCGGCGGCATCCCGCTGGGTCAGCGCTACCGCTCCGGCACGATGACCGTGGAGACCCGCTGGTCCGGGCTCACCGTCACCGACTGGTTGGACAAACCAGCCCGGGAGACAACCCCGGACGGCCCCGCGATCGTCACCGGCGACTCGACCCTCGTCCGGGTGCTCACCGGCAGTGGCAAGGCCCGGGTGGAGTTCGCGCCGAGGCCCGAGTTCGGTCAGGTCGCCGTGCAGTTGCAGCCGCTCGGCGACGGCCTGCTGGTGCTCGGCTCCAACGAGCCGGTCGCGCTCTACGCCCCCGGCGTGCAGTGGGAGGTCGTCAACGACGGCGGGTACGAAACCGCCAAGGCGGTCGTCGACCTCTCCGCCGCCGGCGGGCAGGTCGTGCTGGAGCTGCGCTTCGCCACCCACAGCCTGGAGCACCACCGGGTGCCGATCCACGAGCGGCAGGCCGCCGCCGAGCAGCCGTGGAAGGACTGGGTGGCCTCGCTGAAGCTGCCGTCCACCGCCCGGGACCTGGTGGCCCGCAGTGCACTCACCCTGCGCGGGCTCTGCCACGAGGCCACCGGCTCGATCCTGGCCGCGGCGACCACCTCACTCCCCGAGGAGTTGGGCGGCGTCCGCAACTGGGACTACCGCTACTGCTGGCTGCGCGACGCCGCGCTGACCGCGCGTGCGCTTGTCGACCTGGGCTCCGTCGAGGAAGCCGAGGCGCTGCTGCGCTGGGTGGATGGTTGCATCGAGCGCACCGGCGGCCACCCGGAGCGACTGCACCCGCTCTACACCATCGACGGCTACGAGCTGGGTGCCGAAGCGGTCATCGACACGCTGCCCGGGTACGCGGGCTCCCGACCCGTCCGGGTCGGCAACCTCGCCAACCACCAGCTGCAGCTGGACGTCTTCGGCCCCATCGCCGACCTGATCGCGGCCGTCGCCGACGCGCGCGGTTCGGTCCGCGACGACGAGTGGCGGGTCCTGGAGAACATGGTCGAGGCGGTCCGCCGGCGTTGGCACGAGCCGGACCACGGCATCTGGGAGGCCCGGCTGCCACCTCGGCACCACGTCTTCTCCAAGGTGATGTGCTGGATGACCGTCGACCGGGCGCTGCACGTGATGCGCGAGCACGGTGGCGAGGACCGGCCCGAGTGGAAGGACCTGCGCGACCGGATCGGCGCCAACGTGCTGGAGCACGGCTGGCACTCCGACGTCGAGGCGTACAGCGTCGCGTACGGGGACGAGGACATGGACGCCTCGTCGCTCTGGATCGGGCTCTCCGGCCTGCTCCCGGGTGACGACCCGCGCTTCCTGTCCACCGTCCTGCGGATCGAGGCGGACCTGCGCAGCGGCCCGGTCGTCTACCGCTACCACTGGGACGACGGCCTGCCCGGGCGCGAGGGCGGTTTCCACATCTGCACGGCGTGGCTGATCGAGGCGTACCTGCGCACCGGTCGCCGCACCGACGCCGAGGAGCTGTTCGCGCAGATGGTGCTCACCGCCGGCCCGACCGGGCTGCTCCCCGAGCAGTACGACCCGCTCGCCGAGCGCGGCCTGGGTAACCACCCGCAGGCGTACAGCCACCTCGGTCTGATCCGCTGCGCCCTGCTGCTGGACAACATGCTCAAGCAGTAG
- the cobC gene encoding Rv2231c family pyridoxal phosphate-dependent protein CobC, which translates to MSDQPSAIAPPTGAEPDLAHHGDAEVGDGLIDLAVNVRQARPPDWLTGPIAATLTDLARYPDATSARAAVAARHRRHPNEVLLTAGAAEGFVLIAQALRGVRRPVVVHPQFTEPEAALRAAGHPVERVLLDPADDFRLDPSRVPADADLVMIGNPTNPTSVLHPAQTVAALARPGRVLVVDEAFADTTLAPGHSGEPESLAERRDLPGLLVLRSLTKTWGLAGLRIGYLLGAAELLTRLAAVQPLWAVSTPALAAASACATDVAVQAERAIAADLAADRDHLVARLADLPGVRVVGRPASAFVLLHLPGANLIRAALRERGWAVRRGDTFPGLGPDWLRVAVRDRNTTDAFIEVLRETMEA; encoded by the coding sequence ATGTCTGATCAGCCGAGCGCGATCGCCCCGCCCACCGGGGCCGAGCCGGACCTCGCGCACCACGGTGACGCGGAGGTCGGCGACGGGCTGATCGACCTCGCCGTCAACGTCCGTCAGGCACGACCGCCCGACTGGCTGACCGGCCCGATCGCCGCGACCCTGACCGACCTGGCCCGCTATCCGGATGCGACGTCGGCCCGGGCGGCGGTCGCCGCCCGACACCGCCGTCACCCGAACGAGGTGCTGCTCACCGCCGGTGCCGCCGAGGGTTTCGTGCTGATCGCCCAGGCGCTTCGCGGCGTGCGCCGGCCGGTGGTGGTGCACCCCCAGTTCACCGAACCGGAGGCGGCGCTGCGGGCCGCCGGGCACCCGGTCGAACGGGTGCTGCTGGACCCCGCCGACGACTTTCGGCTCGACCCGTCCCGGGTGCCCGCCGACGCCGACCTGGTGATGATCGGCAACCCCACCAACCCGACCTCGGTGCTGCACCCGGCGCAGACGGTGGCCGCGCTGGCCCGACCCGGCCGGGTGCTGGTGGTCGACGAGGCGTTCGCCGACACCACCCTCGCCCCCGGGCACTCCGGCGAACCGGAGTCGCTGGCCGAGCGGCGCGACCTACCCGGTCTGCTCGTGCTGCGCAGCCTCACCAAGACGTGGGGCCTGGCCGGCCTGCGGATCGGCTACCTGCTCGGCGCTGCGGAACTGCTGACCCGGCTGGCCGCCGTCCAGCCGCTCTGGGCCGTCTCCACACCCGCGCTCGCCGCCGCGTCGGCCTGCGCCACCGACGTCGCGGTCCAGGCCGAACGCGCGATCGCCGCCGACCTCGCCGCCGACCGCGACCACCTGGTCGCCCGCCTCGCCGACCTGCCCGGTGTACGCGTCGTCGGCCGTCCCGCCAGCGCGTTCGTCCTGCTGCACCTGCCGGGCGCGAACCTGATCCGGGCCGCCCTGCGCGAGCGGGGCTGGGCGGTGCGCCGAGGCGACACGTTCCCCGGCCTCGGCCCGGACTGGCTGCGGGTGGCGGTGCGCGATCGAAACACCACCGACGCTTTCATTGAGGTGTTGCGCGAGACCATGGAGGCATGA
- a CDS encoding acyl-CoA thioesterase, translating to MSDRFVYHCTLRWSDLDAYGHINNSRFLTLYEEARVALMFAGGRAWGVGSFADGVVIRRHEVDYLRPVDYALGRATAEAAPTVRIELWVEEIRASRFTVAYELYDGEVLASRARSVLVPFDLTRQVPRRITPEERDFLLTYAPQGGVA from the coding sequence GTGTCTGACCGGTTCGTCTACCACTGCACGCTGCGCTGGTCCGACCTGGACGCGTACGGCCACATCAACAACTCGCGCTTCCTCACCCTGTACGAGGAGGCGCGGGTGGCGTTGATGTTCGCCGGCGGCCGGGCCTGGGGGGTCGGCTCGTTCGCCGACGGGGTGGTGATCCGCCGGCACGAGGTCGACTACCTGCGCCCGGTCGACTACGCGCTGGGCCGGGCCACCGCGGAGGCGGCGCCCACCGTTCGGATCGAGCTGTGGGTGGAGGAGATCCGGGCCTCCCGGTTCACCGTCGCCTACGAGTTGTACGACGGCGAGGTGCTGGCCAGCCGAGCCCGCTCGGTGCTGGTGCCGTTCGACCTGACCCGTCAGGTGCCCCGCCGGATCACTCCGGAGGAACGGGACTTCCTGCTCACGTACGCACCGCAGGGCGGCGTGGCATGA
- the cobA gene encoding uroporphyrinogen-III C-methyltransferase, which produces MTTSPYPLGLRLDGRRVVVVGGGAVATRRVPALLDAGADVLLVAPELTPALRARVDAGRLHWVPRRFAPEDLDGAWLVQVAIDDPVAAASVSAIAAERRIFCVRADDRTAATAWTPAVTRHGPVTVAVFGGGDPRRAMTVRDAIRNLLAVHLASDGVAPTPSRPDAATSATGAAGTTGGPQIGRVALVGAGPGDPELITVRGWRLLTEADVVVADRLVPGLLLDELRPDVELVDASKIPYGPSRAQEEINQILVDRALSGAFVVRLKGGDPYVFGRGGEELLACAKAGVPVTVVPGVTSSIAAPAAAGIPVTHRGVAHEFTVVSGHVAPDSPASLVRWEALAGLRGTLVILMGLKNLAAITDTLIAHGRSPETLAAVVQEGTTGTQRALRSTLGTVAADALTADIRPPAVVVVGDVVGALDG; this is translated from the coding sequence GTGACCACCAGTCCGTACCCCCTCGGTCTGCGGCTCGACGGGCGGCGGGTGGTCGTGGTGGGCGGTGGTGCCGTCGCCACCCGGCGCGTGCCCGCGCTGCTGGACGCGGGCGCGGACGTCCTGCTGGTGGCACCGGAGCTGACCCCGGCGCTGCGTGCCCGGGTCGACGCGGGTCGGCTGCACTGGGTGCCGCGCCGGTTCGCCCCCGAGGACCTGGACGGCGCGTGGCTGGTGCAGGTGGCGATCGACGACCCGGTAGCGGCGGCTTCGGTGAGCGCCATCGCCGCCGAGCGGCGGATCTTCTGCGTCCGGGCCGACGACCGGACGGCCGCCACCGCCTGGACCCCGGCGGTGACCCGGCACGGCCCGGTCACCGTGGCGGTGTTCGGCGGTGGCGATCCCCGCCGTGCGATGACCGTCCGTGACGCGATCCGCAACCTCCTCGCTGTCCACCTGGCGTCGGACGGGGTCGCTCCGACGCCGAGCCGGCCCGACGCTGCGACCAGTGCGACCGGTGCGGCCGGGACGACCGGTGGGCCGCAGATCGGGCGGGTGGCGTTGGTCGGGGCGGGGCCGGGTGACCCGGAGCTGATCACCGTGCGGGGTTGGCGGCTGCTCACCGAGGCCGACGTGGTGGTCGCCGACCGCCTGGTGCCGGGGCTGCTCCTGGACGAGTTGCGCCCCGACGTCGAGCTGGTGGACGCCTCGAAGATCCCCTACGGCCCGTCCCGGGCGCAGGAGGAGATCAACCAGATCCTGGTCGACCGGGCCCTGTCCGGTGCCTTCGTGGTGCGACTCAAGGGCGGCGACCCGTACGTCTTCGGCCGGGGCGGCGAGGAGTTGCTGGCGTGCGCGAAGGCCGGCGTGCCGGTGACCGTCGTGCCGGGGGTGACCAGCTCGATCGCCGCGCCGGCCGCTGCCGGGATTCCGGTCACCCACCGGGGGGTGGCGCACGAGTTCACAGTGGTCTCCGGGCACGTGGCACCCGACTCGCCGGCCTCGCTGGTGCGCTGGGAGGCCCTCGCCGGTCTGCGCGGCACCCTGGTGATCCTGATGGGGTTGAAGAACCTCGCGGCCATCACCGACACCCTGATCGCCCACGGTCGGTCACCGGAGACGCTGGCCGCCGTCGTCCAGGAGGGCACGACCGGCACCCAGCGGGCCCTGCGGTCCACCCTTGGCACGGTGGCCGCCGACGCGCTCACCGCGGACATCCGCCCACCCGCGGTCGTCGTGGTGGGCGACGTGGTGGGTGCGCTCGACGGGTGA